TCACCTCATAGATGATAATAAACATTTGCCGTTTGTTTCACTGTTAGCTTGTCACTTGTTCAAGTTGTATTAATCCTTAGTTATTAAACTAGACAAAGAGacacaatcattattatttcacTAATATTTTACTTAGTGAATCATTCAACCCTAGTATGACTGGTTTTAGTATTGCACAATGTTAGATTTGTATAGTAAGTACCTCAATTGTTTTCTAACAAAACTTAAGTAGTGGTCCCTACGTAAACGAATGTTCTGAGGATGTCGATGAGTGCTTATAATAGTAACAATCAAACAAGAAATCCATGCAATAATATCCAATGTTGCAGGGTATAGATTAACTCTTATCAAAAACACTAGACCAATGTGACGCACTATCTATATTGTGTACAATTAGATACATAATCATGTGTATTTGTTGCTCTCATTTACATGACACCATCATTGTAACGTTTATCTTACTTGCAACCTTCATTTCTCTTGCGGAAATGGTATTGAACAATGTGcaaatattatatgaatatttaccTATGCTTTTGTCCGTTAGGCTGATTtgaagaacattaaaaatatgcgACACGGTTAGCTCTGATGTTGCTCAGTTCTATACGTGTCGGTCCATCGTCCACCAAAACAATTCGAAGGTCATTAGCGCGAACTACAAATTAATGACATTAAACATTACTAAATTGAATCTGACTCCCatgactaaataatattttacgtcTTCGAATTCCAGATCCGTACGGCAACCCGCAGCAGTACCCACCTCCTCAGGGTCAACCCATCTATCCGCAGCTGTATAACCCTGTAAATGCCGGTGCTCCCCCACCGGGGCAACCTGGTTTCCCACCGCAGTTCCAGCCACAGTATCAGCCAGGTTTTGGCTATCCCTACCAGCCGGGGCAACCAGGACAACCGCCGTCTGCTATGTCGTACCCTAATGTGCAACCCACAGCTCCTCCTGGACCTGGCTTTGGATATAATCCAGCTCCTGGATACCCAACTGTTTCTCCAACTCAAGTTTATCAATGTAAGTTTATATTGCCATTTATGCAATTACCAAGATCATAAACTTCTTATTTTATAATCCAGATTGTAATGACAGAACTCATTAATACGTAGAATACTGTCAAGGAAAAATACTATCGTATATATCAACAAAAGGCTTCCGAGACTGATCTAATTGGATGAAATAAGATAACTTCTGGTCATAGACAAAATCTATTAGAAACAACCGATTATTTTTGCAGACAGCCAAATGTTTTTTGTTCCCGATATTCGCACTAATCGCATCCAATGTAAAACGAAAACATGTGTTCTATTATTACGTCGACTGATAAATGAGTGGCGCCGTTGAATTATCGAgctaaattaatataaacttttttctatttctagCACCCGTCGAATGGATTCCTACGACTCCAAATGACGCGGCTGCCTATACTGAGAGGGCAGTAGTCGCTGGTTACGAAGGTCACGATGGCAGCCCACTTTGGGTGATCAGGGCTCGGTACGATGGAGACTTGATTCCCGGAAAGCTGGCTATTAAGCACAGAGCTGCTTACGTACCTTGGGGAGGAAAGGAAAATCCGGTGAACAATATTGAGGTTTGTGTTTCAAATTCATGATTATTTGATGCATAGTTTGCTACAATTGCGATTAGCTGTATGACCTCGTTATTGGTTTGCGTAGCACAATGGAATTTAAAAGTGTGTTTTATTTCTGTCACTTCAAAAATACTAACTAATCGTTCTCAAGTCAGACTAGTAGCCGAACTTTGTGCGTTACAACATAACAAACATCGATCGTAACGGTTGCCCCCACTCATAATTATTTCGAAGTAGATGGTTGATAAAAAATCAAGATGAACGCAGAGACACTAGTCAACATACGGTTCTGACCGTAAACTCGATCGTGTCcaaacagaaataaatgttGCCATGTATTTAGTAGCTGACACTTCCAGTTTACATAAGGACAGAGATTGCTCTTATTCGTTTCAAACTAAGTTTATCATAACATTTTCTAATTCAGATATGCTGCGCTCATCCTCAAAGCATCTGTTGGGTTCAAAGCAGTGATGGTCATGTACCTCCCAATGCGGTACGCGGTGGCAACACATCTTCTGGCGAACCCCTGTACATTGGCAGGGTTAAGGAACAAAGGTCCCTGACACCTGGCAAGGTAAGAATCCTATGAAGTATTGCTTTTTATTAACAGGTGCTAAAACTTTTAGACCCAAGATGCAAGAGTGGTAAAGGGAAGCACCACTTCTTATTACTGAAAGAGGAAGGAAGACTACCAATCTCGGTtctgaatatataaaaatcaactttattagAGAACCGATGTTGAGTTGATATTATCATGTAATGTCGCATCTACGTGATCATAATAATTCCGAACTCTTCTATAATGGTAGTACAGTCCTTTTTAGTGCCATCTGATGAAGAAAGTCCAAGAAGATTTCCTGGACTTTCTTCATCTTACGgaaggcatttttttttgcacgAGTCTTACAGTTCTAATTAATGGAATGCTTTCTCGTTGCCTTTCCACTAAGAGGCCAAGCCAAAATTTTGCAGACTACCGCGAAGAAATAGTTCATACCTATACCAGCCAAAGAGCTCTGTTTGCTTTGTTATAGTTTTAACCACCACGTCTAAGAGAACTCGCCCATAATTTCCCTTTCatacaaaacaaagtaaattgaTATTGCTCAATCCGTTCAGCAGCTATCCTATCATGCCACAGACAAACAGGAAAAATGACAaacttattatttcttttagatTGGggattaaaaatcataatattttacccTTTCTTTATCGTCTTTTCAGGTCCACCCAAGTCACAAGGCGCTGTACATTTCTTTCGCTGGAAAGGAAGTACCGCACAAGGTATACGAGATCATGTGCACAGCGTAAACATTTACTTTAGTCATTCTACTAggttttaagtattaaatttgTGTCAAGACTGCATTGTCGATAGACAATAAAAAGGTCTGAATTTCGTcgcaaaaatattgtattgtgaatgttattatgaaataatcatTCGGTGTCTGAAATCtcgaatatttttgttatatttttatagttttccctatgaggtattattattataatattccatgttttatacattttgcatttaaagttttctaaaatatactcGGTCtactgtataaaataaattcacttttATAGAagccttaatttttttattgcataaacGGACTCCTTCTTTTCGCATGGTTGAAATAGATACAACTTGGTGGTGGAAAcgaaacaatgaaacaaaacaataattttaaaaaatatttctttattttcttcaaataagTACTcacacataatattaatataacatcTAGGTACATTAActtaatcttaatatataaatCACTTTATTAGGTACGCATAATTTTGTACGAATTTTATgcacaaacattttgtatttttggaccatgtcatttatgtatttataatatatatatgtactAACTACTAAATAATAAGAAATGCTATTGATGTGAATATTACTCCATTAATTTGTACAAATTACGATGGCTATTTCAAATGGAAAGCTAAGACGTCCTTAACAAAATTCATAGACAGTATTTTAGACTATTCTACGCATATTCAACTTCAAACAACCAAATTCATCtcacaatcaaataaaaattgcgaATTCGTAATTCTTCAGTCAAACCTGTTAAAATGGTAACATAACAATACACCTTTCATACAATATATAGACGA
This sequence is a window from Trichoplusia ni isolate ovarian cell line Hi5 chromosome 8, tn1, whole genome shotgun sequence. Protein-coding genes within it:
- the LOC113496489 gene encoding annexin A7-like gives rise to the protein MAGYPYGNPQQYPPPQGQPIYPQLYNPVNAGAPPPGQPGFPPQFQPQYQPGFGYPYQPGQPGQPPSAMSYPNVQPTAPPGPGFGYNPAPGYPTVSPTQVYQSPVEWIPTTPNDAAAYTERAVVAGYEGHDGSPLWVIRARYDGDLIPGKLAIKHRAAYVPWGGKENPVNNIEICCAHPQSICWVQSSDGHVPPNAVRGGNTSSGEPLYIGRVKEQRSLTPGKVHPSHKALYISFAGKEVPHKVYEIMCTA